Proteins encoded together in one Lachnospiraceae bacterium JLR.KK008 window:
- the pheA gene encoding prephenate dehydratase, with the protein MDLSELRQGIDEIDRQIVELYERRMEISRQVADYKISTGKKVFDKAREEEKLRTVRAMTHNAFNSHGIEELFEQIMSMSRKLQYQMLTEKGSLGKLPFIGVDDLESETARVVFQGAEGAYSQAAMQRYFGDQVNSFHVDTFRDAMSAIDEGSADFAVLPIENSTAGIVSEIYDLLVEFENYIVGEQIIRIEHCLLGLPGACEDGIRTVFSHPQSLMQSARYLAEKDWKQISMPNNAFAARKVAQEGDRSQAAIASEHAAKIYGLELLKKGVNQSDSNSTRFIIVTNQKIFKKDADKVSICFEVPHKSGSLYHMLSHFIYNNLNLSKIESRPIEDRNWEYRFFVDFEGNLADSAVKNALRGLRDEARNMKILGNY; encoded by the coding sequence ATGGATTTGAGCGAACTGAGACAGGGAATCGACGAGATAGACAGGCAGATCGTGGAGTTGTATGAAAGACGCATGGAAATATCCAGGCAGGTGGCGGATTATAAAATCAGTACGGGGAAAAAGGTATTTGATAAGGCGAGGGAAGAAGAGAAGCTGCGGACTGTCCGGGCGATGACGCATAATGCGTTCAACAGCCATGGCATCGAAGAACTGTTTGAGCAGATCATGTCCATGAGCCGTAAACTGCAATACCAGATGCTCACAGAAAAGGGAAGCCTGGGAAAACTGCCTTTCATCGGTGTCGATGACCTGGAGTCGGAGACGGCGAGAGTCGTATTCCAGGGAGCGGAGGGGGCCTATTCGCAGGCGGCGATGCAGCGCTATTTCGGCGATCAGGTCAACAGCTTTCATGTCGATACATTTCGGGATGCCATGAGCGCCATTGACGAGGGCAGTGCAGACTTTGCGGTGCTGCCGATCGAAAATTCCACGGCAGGTATCGTCAGCGAGATCTATGATCTGCTTGTGGAATTCGAAAATTATATTGTGGGAGAACAGATCATCCGGATCGAACACTGTCTGCTTGGCCTGCCCGGAGCCTGTGAGGACGGGATCAGAACTGTATTTTCCCATCCGCAGTCGCTGATGCAGAGTGCCAGATACCTGGCGGAAAAGGACTGGAAACAGATCAGTATGCCGAACAATGCTTTTGCGGCAAGAAAAGTGGCGCAGGAGGGGGACCGCAGTCAGGCGGCCATCGCTTCCGAACATGCGGCCAAGATATACGGACTGGAACTGTTAAAAAAAGGAGTCAATCAGTCGGACAGCAATTCCACGAGATTTATTATTGTCACGAATCAGAAAATCTTTAAAAAAGACGCGGATAAAGTAAGTATCTGTTTTGAAGTGCCACATAAGAGCGGCTCGCTCTACCATATGCTGTCCCATTTTATCTATAACAATCTCAATCTTTCCAAGATTGAAAGCCGGCCGATCGAGGATCGCAACTGGGAATACCGTTTCTTTGTCGACTTCGAAGGCAATCTGGCGGACAGTGCGGTGAAAAACGCACTGCGCGGACTGCGGGATGAGGCAAGAAATATGAAAATACTGGGGAATTATTAG